The DNA region GTTTAAATCACTACACTCAAACATCTCATTatttttatggaaaaacaaaccattatgaataattttaaaaacactaTCGAATCCAAAACACTGATCtgcctttcactggaactaagcaTTATAACTTTAAAAACCTTACCATGAACACCTCCCTGACACCATGGtgggatttgtttgttgttttcttcacttATGCCATGTAAACTAATACCCATTTGGAACAATCCAGATATCTCTAAACAGGACAAAGGATTTCCCAAACGGGTTACACGCTCAAACATAAGAATCCACTGTACAGGAAACTGCTGAGAACGATATGTGAAGACTCATCCAAATAGTTTTGTTGCTCTATCCCAACCTCACCCAAACTATGCATTTTAGGCAGCGTAAGTGAATTATTTATGGAAGCAAACAATCACATGTAGTTCTTACAGTCTTATGCATCACAAAGAAAACTATCCTCATAAATTgatataaaaaatgtattacttAATATCAGTGATGTATGGTGGCTTTTAAAGGAATTATTAGCAACTTATTCACACTCCATCTTCTCTACATCATACATGTTAGGCAAGGTAGGTAGCAAGATGAGACTCATCTGTTACGATCATAAGTCACTAAGGTTATTTTTCTTGATCATGCTCATTGTGTCCATACAAAGTGCAGATTGTACTAACTGAGCAGTGAAAGCAGACCAGCAGTAACTTGCCTCTCATTCTGGTCTCCCTTTAGTTTACAGTCAGGCCAGAGGTTAACCTACAATGCGCATGCACAAACCAAcagaagataagataagataagataacctttattagtcccacacgtgggaaatttgttttgtcacagcaggaagtggacagtgcaaaagttatgaagcaaaaattagaataaaataaaataagaataaatacagtacacaactgtacagaatagaataaaatagaatactatatacactagaataaaatagaataaaatatacaataagataaaaatgctatatacaactgagtaaaaatacaaatacaacgatgccagaaaataGCTGCTGGCCCTTCAGCTTGGCCAACTCCAGTCAGTGTCAACTATAGCCAGACACAACCTCAGAGACAGAGACGACTACGCTTttcaatgaaatgaaatgaaataagcACAATAGTGGCAACAATAGCTAACTGCAAGcacaagatggcagtaatgTAAAGGCTGGATTCATTGACAGGCTAGGAGCTTTATGACAGTGCAGTGCTGCCCTCTGGTtctcttgggggggggggagaatgTGTGGCCTCGGGCCTTTAGTATTCTGGGTTGCTGTGCATCACTCAtattcttcttttcctttttctttattgtctttatttttaggtGCCtgtatgtttttctgttttgttttgtttttttgtttcttacagGTGCAGGTTAAAGACCGATTGTGTTTTTCCACTTGTGATCTGTCCTCTTATTCTTATCTTTTCATGTATTGTCTCTCTTTTTACTCTTCTTCCTGCCCGTCAACTCTGGCTTCGCCATATTACATAGTAGTAAATAGTAGGAAATGaatacataaatgaaaaagaaaataaaatcacaaacaAGAGGATCCTATAAACTTATCTTGGAAAACCAAATATGTTTGACACAACAGCGTATTCAAATGATGAATCTGATTGCAAGAGCTGCCAGACTTGacagttatttaaaaagaaaatataaactcGATACATGATGTCTGCCTTGTCTAATAATCAACACACACGTGTGTACACAGACCGATACCTGAACAAAACCTAATATAATACAACAAGTCAACAAATAATTTTTACATACCAGGATTAATTTATCATATCATACATGATGACTTTCAGTGTAATGCCATACCTGAATGATAGAACAGTTGGTTATTTGACTGTGATTATCAGAGTGACAGTCTGGGGGATGAAATTGTCTCTGTGGCAGCTGGTTTATGTAAACTCATTTTACACATCAAATTTACCAGCCCACTGGTGGaggaggtgttttttttttcttttaccataataaatcacacagaatTACAGTTTAAGTAAATGGCAGGTCTAAAGGGATTAACTGGGAGGGCACAGGGGTAGAAAAGTGTCTCTGGGTGCTTGTGTTTCGAGTCATGTACATAGGACTCATGAACCTATAAGCTCTTTCTCGAGTAGCGGTGCACAACATTTCACGCAGATGTCAATAATATCAGTCACAAAGAAAGCCATCACCAAGGTAACTTTAGCAGCTACTTAactgacacacattcacaacTGACAGCTTCATCTGAATTTCATCATCTGACTGCTTGATTTGAatcttctctctgtctgtgagcTCCGTGATTTTCATGTGTGTTCTCAGCAAATGCTGGTCTCGCTCCCAAACAGACAGCTAAATACAATTATAAATAGACTTAGACATATTTCAGTCTATAGtctatttaaatgtatttatctaTTTGTCTATCAGTATCCGTGACATCTGTGATTTTGAATATGGACAtgtgaaaacacaaatatttttgatTAACTTATTTAATTCCTATTCGTGTCTCACTGAATTCTAAaggaaaatcatcacagcttCAAGTATGTGAGGTGCCATTCACAATTTAAAATACTGTGAGTTTACACATACTGGTGTGTAACAGGAAGGACTGGTTGGTTGTAAAGATATTACCTTCCAGGTAATTTCTTGATTCTTGATTTGAATTTTCATTCATCCTAAAGATGGATGAAAAAAGTTGTGTATTAATTTTTCAATAagttaattttagataaacaacaGTAACATCTCTGTTTTAGCGTAAAAAAAACCAGGGATTTGAGGCCATAGATTTTTGGAAGGAAGAAAATTTAAATTCTCATCTATAAAGTTTTACAAAGGTAATTTTTTACTTCTTCACCTGCAATTTGACATCAATGAACTCACCTACTTATATCTGTGTGGTTATTGGTCAGTAGTGTGGATATGTGGAGATGGGAGTGGTACAGCTAAGCCTGAGCCAAAGGTTTGATCTGTTAGATAAGTAATTTAGTATACATATGTACTAAAAGTCTGCCTGCACCAAATACATGCTAAAATAACTCAAACACATTGTTTTCTGTTAGAAATGAAACTAACTAATAAGAGGAAAGTTAAGCAATTTCTTTCGTATGGACTTCGCTATGAGTTTAATTTCCACTTgtccctcttttctttttttgaaatccAGACTTCCCTTTTAACTGAACCATCCCGCAGCTCTAGCGCGTGCACCTGGACCCTGACTGTATGCTATTCTTTGTTGCCAAATACAAAACAAACCTAGTGCCAGGAAACAAACAAGTTTCTAATGACCTTATTAAGCAAACATTCATTTTGGTGATagggtaataataataatgacaataatgccaataataataataagaagaataagaataagaataagaagaataagaataaaCGCCTGACGTACTCTTCTACTGTTTTCTAAAACCCTTAGAATCACTTTTCTCCACTTTATAGTGCCCCTGCTCACTACTCACCTGCTCACACATTAACTGCTCTATACTATCTATTGTCTCCCACTCTTTTTAGCCaaactattttttaattttttagcaACAAGCAACAAAGCAATAACAGAAATCCCATTGTGACTGTTGTGATCTCTCCAAAACGGCAGTGTagttgatttattattattattattattattcataattataataattataataataatcatcatcatttcaACATTACCTATGGCAGGCGAGCACAAACTGTGACAGTAATGACGCCTTATTGTGAAATCTCACAAACCGGAAATTGACGTTAGCATTCCGTAGCTAAACTATcaagtgagtgtgtgagtgtgtgtgtgtgtctccagtTGTGAAAATGTTACCATTATCTATTAAAGACGATGAGTATAAGCCGACCAAGTATAACCTGCTGCTGAAACTCTCCGGGTGGTTCAGGTAATCTTCGCACTGCTAATAGCGGCTAAAAGGGAGCCATCTAATGATAAGCTGCTAGCCTATTGCTGGCCGGCTAGCCTAAATGAATCTGTGCCACTGTTAGCTTCCtctgctttaaatgtttttttttataagattGTCAGCCTTCAGGGTTTGTGCTTGAACGACAGTTATACGTATATATAATTTCTAGGAGTTGATGACAGGGATTTGTCTGCGGTCTGTGGCTCATGCTATCATATGTGCTGCTGGTTTTCATACTGTTGTGTGCTTTTTGTAGGTCTATCCTCGCCGATAAAACTTCCAGAAATCTGTTCTTCTTCCTATGTCTGAACCTGTCCTTCGCCTTTGTGGAGTTAATGTATGGTATCTGGAGTAACAGGTAGGCTAACATAGCGTTAGCATCAGGAAAGTGTACGTGTGTGTAATCTGCTGTTTTCAGGATGTGCCACGTATGTGTTCGTGTTAGCatggaggaagccagagtgtgtTAGTGTCGGTCGTCTTTAAACTGAAAGCAGAAGTTGCCATTAGCCAGCAGATACACAACCCACACTACACAAACTTTCCAAATCTTCCCAATATTTCTAAAACTGCATCCTGAAAAATACCCCCAAAATGAAtagctaattattattattattattattattattatcatcatcatcatcatcatcatcatcatcatcatcatcatcatcgtcgtcgttgttgttgttattattgttaacaGAAGAAGACAAGGGGAATAAATATTTGTCTGTCTATACCTAAGAATGATACGTTTTGACCATTTCAGGATTTAGAGAGAGAAAATACTGTGACCTGATGGAAAATGAACAATATTAAGTAGTAATAGAGTGAAAAAGTAAGGGATTAAATCATCAGTCAGCCTTTCCAAACTCAAAATATTCCAGCGCTGAAGCACAGCTGCATGGGAAAGGCtcagatggtttggacatgtgcagggAACAGAGCTCCCCGTTCTTGCAAAGAATATTTCCACATgtcttaaatatatttttttttaagtggagctattctgctcatttccagctccatttTATTGATTCTTGAATTTAACAAAAGTCACATTTCAAAATAGTCCTGTTTGACTTACATTGGGACTTCATCCATTGTCTGAAAAAAGCTGCTTcattcctcctgctgctctccCTTTAAACTACCTGTCTTTTGATTGGGAAACAGAAGTTTTGAGCAGCATGTGGGTGGATCTGTGCTCACAGCCAAACCTGTGTGCCAGAaatgaccatattagggatatcCACTGATATATAGAGTCATATAAAgccaagaggagaaaaaaactgtgaaactgttaagagctgagcttttggctcagagggttgaaaaacattttacatacatacatagaCTGAGATCAAAATTGGAAACTTCAGCCAAatttaatatgagcatccatCACTGGAACAgtatacactaccagtcaaagtttggacacaccttctcatttaatgttttttttctttatttttaccactatctacattgtagatacatactgaagacatcaaatatatgaagcaagtgAATATGAAATTAtgtagaaaaggaaaaaagttgaCAACTCTAATTATGTCTTATTTTAGATTTCTCAAAGAAGCCACCCTTTGTTGACAGTGCTGCAAACCCTTGACCTTCTCTCAGtaagcttcatgatgtagtcacctgaaatggttttcacttcacaggtgtgccttgtcaCAGTTCATGTGTGGAgtttgccttcttaatggggttggaACCATCAGTTGTGTACTTTAAGAGCTTTGggtcagtcagtctggaaaattgcGAAAACGTCAaatgtgtccccaagtgcagtcgAAAAAACCAGCAAGCGCTACGAAGAAACTGGCTCACCTGAGGCcaaaaggaagaccaagagtcaccactgctgctgaggataaattcatcccagtcaccagcctcagaaattgcacgttaacagcacctcagattagagcgaaaataaatgccacacagagttccagtagcagacacatagAATTAAAGAGAagaattaaaggattattctattctattctattctattctattctttctccacattaactgttcagaggagactgcgcAAATCAGggctttatggtcaaatagctgctaagaaaccactactAAGGAAAAACAACAAGGAGAAGAGATCTCAgcctctctgggaactccttcaagactgttggaaaaccattttaggtgacgacctcatgaagctcattgagagaatgccaagagtgtgcaaagctaTAATCAAAGAAAGCGGTGGCTATtttgaatctaaaatataaaacatgtttagagttatttcacatttttttgtttgctacataattccatatgtgttcattcatagttttgatgccttcagtaaGAATCTACAATTTAAACAGTCATGAAACAGTCAtgaggtgtgtccaaacttttaaCTAGTAGTGTAtgtgtgacagaaaaaaagaggaaaaacgtGATGGGTGTCGTAACCATTTAAAAACATCGTTTTGTCTGCGGCAGCATTAAAATCTTTTCAGATGCTCCTGTTCCTTAATGAATCTCTTTACATGTTTGTCATGTGTTCAGTTTAGGTCTGATCTCAGATTCTTTCCACATGTTTTTTGACTGCACTGCCCTGCTGGCAGGTCTGGCAGCCTCCGTCATCTCCAGGTGGAGATCCAACGATAGCTTCTCCTACGGGTGAGAGCATTCACTCTGAGCTGTGTTTCTGGTCTCTGACTGACAGTCAGTGTGTTTAATCAGTCTGTGTCCTGTCTGTCTCAGCTATGTGAGAGCAGAGGTTCTGGCAGGCTTTGTCAATGGGCTCTTCCTCATCTTCActgctttcttcattttctCGGAAGGAGTTGAGGTAACACATTTGCCACTTTACCTAAGTTTAACCATCACATCTACAAGGTGTGTCTGCTTATTATGCAGTGCCTGTTATGGCATTACAAGTAGGCCAACATAATGGATTAAAAGAACTGGTTCTTGTggttcttcttttgtttttctgtactCGAGCTCTCAaaatgctttatacaacatgcctcattcacccactgACACAAGTGCTTTTTTCTACACCTAAGTGCTTtgtatctaacattcacactacattgaatgcatcagagagcaacttgggatCAGTATACTGATATGAAAATCATAAAGCTTTAACATCAGCATCAGTTTCATGCAGATGGGAGCCTATAGGGAGAAAGCCTTCGATTTGACGAGATTGTTTGATTGGTTGCTATGAGAACCAGTCAAATAATCAGTCTTTGACTCAGAGTCAAATCTATTCTGGATTAGGTTTATTCACTGTAAACGAGGTTAAATAATGGCTTAAATGACATTGACCAGCTATGGCTGCAACATCTGCACACCCTGATTCATTACTGTCAGAGAGGTACTACTTCAGTCTAGGAATAATTCTTATGTGCAATTTATTAGCACCCATGTAAGGAAAAAAGAATTTCCTGTCACTGTCCATAAAAACTGATCAaatcaataaaataacaaaatttcaCTACACGGTTTGTCATGTTACACACATAATGGCAGGAATGATGATGGAGCTTAGTTAACCTGAAGTAAAGTCGCATCTGCTGCATCCCGTCAGTCTTCAGCAGAAGAAATCTCTCCTTTTATCAGATGAGCCAAATAATATATTCAGTACCAGTACTCAAGAACAGTTATCCTCTACCCATTTCTACTAAAAGGACCATAGTCCAAAGACTTGCAATTAGTTGGGTTagtttaattggtgattctaaattgccagGGTGTACCCTTTGTCTCACTCTGTGGCAGCTGAGATGGGCCTTCAGCCCCCTGTGAtgctgaattggataagtggaagagaatagATTGATTTattataacaacaacaaatcagACAGCACAGTCAGACTTACCTTTGTTGAGTATATAATAAGAGTGTATACAGTAGATCACCCAGTTGATCTTGAGTGATCAACTGGGTGATTAAACAAGGTAAGAACAATGAGTCCCTTGTGTAGGTTTTTCCAGCTGATCATGTGTGCCGTATCAGCTCTCCTAATACTGCAAAAGTTGGGGTAGAAACAAATCATTTTTTCTCTTGTAGTTACATAACCTTAAGCTTTAACAGAGCATGTTGAAATTTAGTGACAATACACCTGGCAGCATGTGACCATCTGTCTCTGTTTGTCAGAGAGCTCTAGAGCCTCCAGATGTTCACCATGAGCGGCTGCTTCCTGTCTCTGTAGCCGGTCTGCTGGTGAACCTGGTCGGGATCTTTGCGTTCCAGCATGGAGGACATGGGCACTCACATGGAGAGGGAGGTAATACACCTGAAAGATTTAGCCTAGAGTCTCTCTGCAGCTCTTGAAGTGCTTTGAGTAGATTCCACAGTTTGGTTCCAGTGAAAATGATGTTGTTTTCAGCATTCATACCCGTGCGGGCTGCACTGATGCCAGCGTGCAATTACATTTCTAGAGCGCAGATACGACATGGGGTGTCTGAAAGGTTTGCGGTTACGGTGTACCTTCACCAGCCATTTTCCACAGAAAGTTTTAGTCATACCTCAGCCAAATTAGAATATGGCATCTTTAGTGTCAACTACCCAGCATTATATCCTACATTTTTCATGGATTCCTTGGCTTTACACCTAAAAACCTCATTGTAATGGAGTTGGGAATAAATATATCACATTATTGGAGTTGAACCCTCATAGCTAGTTTTTGTTCAATCAAGTAGAGCCTGTACAGATCAGTCATCTGAGTGCAACCATACAACATGTAACCACACGTCTCTGTTTTACAGTACTGTTGCAGCTCTCTAAAATGTgttctgcagacacaaacactaAAGCAGGTCTCTAAAACTTTGATATTGTAAACCTGGTAGATGTTCGAAGCTTGTCCACCTTTTATAGGGACTCTGCAACTCTGTAGACCCTCTGTAAATCAAGTGAACTAAACTCAGGCTCAGTTAAACGTTGCTGCATGCCACTAGAACATTGATACATCTGTGCAGAACCTCACAGGTTGACTGCAGCCTTGTACAACTTCACTGCAGATCTTTGCTTGTCTGACGTCTCCTTCTCCATCCTCAGACCACGGACACAGTCACTCTCTGTTTAATGGTAGCACAAGTCACGGTCACAGTCATGGAGGACATCACCACCACGACAAACATGCAGATTCCCACAGTCATGGAGGACATCACCACCACGACAAACATGCAGATTCCCACAGTCATGGAGGACATCACCACCACGACAAACATGCAGATTGCCACAGTCATGGAGGACATCACCACGACAAACACGCAGATTGGCACAGTCATGGAGGACACGAGGAACCACACTATAATGGTGAGAGTCTGACACAGGAAAATGCTGCACCAACATGCCACAAACACAGTTTAGACACTTCTAGCCCTTTTCCCTTAGTGCCTACTTGGATTGGCTTGGCTCAGTTCGACTCAACTCATTTTCTATTACAATTGAGGACCACCTCGTGAGGGTCATTATAGCAATGTGGCCGCACATCCCGTGATGTCATTTGTATACAACATGAACACCACAACAATGGAGGCTGTTGAGGTGATGGTATATCTCCTGCTTGgtgtatgtcttttttttttttttttttgtcagattcGGGGACCacagtgttatttttttgtgtagACACTTCCTTTGTTGTTGGGTTTCAAAAATGGcggttttgattttcatgaaggaGACACACTCAGATGCCACTGACTAGCCAATCAGTGGCTCACAATTTCGGATGGCCTCGAATCGCTTGGAACCCCAAGTAGGAACTAAAAAACGTGCCTGGTAACAGGTACTaccacctaatggaaaaccctaaaaactgaGTAGGTCAAGGCGATCCAGTTCTAGTAGGTACTAAAGGAAAGGGGCTATTAGGGATTGCTGTAGAGCAGGTTAGCTACTAATTAGAAGATTGTTGGTTTGATCTCTGGCTGCCTCAGTCTGCATGCCGAAGGTGCTCCCAGTGCATtcatcagtgtgtgaatgttagaaagctTTTTATCTATAATCTATAAATATGAATTTGTGAATACGgtatattgtaaaaaaaacaaaaaacgtttGAATGCACATGTAGATTTAACAAACTGTCATCAGAATCTCCTGGTCTATGAAATTCATTTAGTAGTAAAACAAACCTGCGTGGTACAGACTTGGCACATGTCCAACCTCACCTcacttgttgtgttttttatttatttattttttgccttttaGACGAACTGCAACACCTGCCGGGAAAAGGCGCCAGCAAACAGATCCTGCAGGGTGagaaatgaacacacacacacacacacacacacagtgctacACTATACTACTGGGGTGGAGGGGCGTTCCCAAAGTGTTCCCAAAGCTCTGTGTCTTCTGAGCATGCAGTACATAGCATCCTCATCATCTTAGCATTTGGTACCCTGTACATTTGTCCTCTGATCCCAGAGAAAATTATGTGGTCACATGtgctccaagacagtaagaaCACTAATACATATAATAACAATAGTACCAATATTAAATAATACGGTATATTATAGAATATctctaataaattaaaatagcTCTAATATATAATTATCACAGTATATTACACAAAGTTGAATGTAGCTGAAGTTGAAATTATGGTGCCCCCCTTTCATACcgactttattttctctgtagaGGATGTGATAGGAAGTGTGTGCTATTGCAGTGTTTATTTGTACTTTAGATGTAGGAATTGTACAGCAAGAGGATCACaagcaggaatgatttcctgtgtcgtttaGTGGTGCATTttgggtaatctcagtctcttactgaacgtgctcctgtgactggccaGCATGCCATaaagtgggtgggaggtattgtccagcattgtccttatcttggacaacatccaccTCTCCGACACCATCTTAAGAGAGCCCACCTCCACCCCACAACACTACTGGTCTTGTGGATCGGTTtgttgagtctgttggcatctgcaaGTGTCagcctgctgccccagcatgcaacagcttAGAAGATGGCACTGGTCACAGCACAATTCTGGAAACTGCTTAGCATTATCCGACAGATGTTaagacctcagccgcctcagaaAAGACTGCCCTGGCCCTTTCTGTGCAAATAAATAGGATTGTGATCACAGGACTTAAACCAGAGTGCTTTCAAACTTTTGCACTGGtacttttacttaagtaaaGAGCTAAAGTACCTCCTCCTCCTGAGCAGTCACATTTGTGAAAGTAATTCTGTCAGAATTAACAGTAGTTTACAGTAACTACAGTTATTACTAGCTAGCTCTGAAGGAGTATATTATAAATTTACTCAAGTGTAAGTCTTTGAGAACTTCACGCTACATGTTAGATTCCATCACTGTACATGAAGCAGTTtgttctattttttatttagcttAATTTCGTAACTATACTTACGATTGGATTTGTAGTATTTTAGAAGAATTAAATTTATGCCAACCATTTATAATTATTAGTTTGTGCACTTATTTTTTAACCTATTTTAGTATCTTTTTCATTGTCTTACATAAACTAATCTCAACTTGTTGTATTCTGATGACTATGTATCAAAGTTGTATCGATGTGTGTTGTATCTTTGTGTTCCAGGAGTCCTGTTGCATATTATTGCAGACACTTTGGGCAGTGTCGGTGTGATCATCTCCGCTCTGCTGATGCAGAAATACGATCTAATGATTGCCGATCCCATCTGCTCCATGCTGATCGCCATCCTCATTGGAGTCAGGTGATACTTCCTTGTCACTTCTGTTTAATGTCTGATTTAGCCTTGGCCAGGGAATTTATGTAGAGCTATGATGTAACCTACAGAAATGGCTGCCGTCGTTGCCGCCATTTCTGCGTGTGCTGGTACATATGGGTTAACTATGTGCTGGTATCCTGGTGTTTTACACATGCTGCCAGCtgatagaaacaaataaaatgctggACTTTTTTCCCTCCTGGGTCCTCGCTCTTCACTGTGCTCAGTTTTTTAAGGGCAGACAAATTTGTCCCTCTATTTTTTCCCCACTTCTTTGTGCATACCCCTCACCTCATTGTGGTCAGGGATTTGCTGACATATGTGAGTCCTTATATTGAtgctattgttattattatttcttataCTGAGGTGATGATTGATTTTCTTCTGAATACAAAAACAGTGGcctagaccagcggtccccaaccttttttgcgccacggaccggtttatgcccgacaatattttcacggaccggtctttaaggtgtcgcggataaatacaacaaaataaaactagtaccggtaccgaaaaaaagaagatttattcataacacacgtgaaaagacccaggaaaaccgagttaacgataaaaacgataacaaaataacgctgaaaaccgatacaaaccctgaaaaccatgcatttcacacctgagcctcaactctcgcggcccagtaccaaacgactcacggaccggtaccggtccgaggcccgggggttggggaccgctggcctAGACTTAACGCTACAGCAGAAATTGCCAGTAATTCGTAAAGTGATTTGATCAGCGAGTATTAGTCTGGACAGTAATACTGTgctaaaatcctttttttactCTGGTATTTTATATtgagtttcatttatatagtgccaaatcacaacagttgcctcaaagtgctttatattgtaaggtaaagaccctacagtagcAGAGAGAAAACCAGAACAATCAgatgacagtgagaag from Pelmatolapia mariae isolate MD_Pm_ZW linkage group LG17, Pm_UMD_F_2, whole genome shotgun sequence includes:
- the slc30a7 gene encoding zinc transporter 7 isoform X1; translated protein: MLPLSIKDDEYKPTKYNLLLKLSGWFRSILADKTSRNLFFFLCLNLSFAFVELMYGIWSNSLGLISDSFHMFFDCTALLAGLAASVISRWRSNDSFSYGYVRAEVLAGFVNGLFLIFTAFFIFSEGVERALEPPDVHHERLLPVSVAGLLVNLVGIFAFQHGGHGHSHGEGDHGHSHSLFNGSTSHGHSHGGHHHHDKHADSHSHGGHHHHDKHADSHSHGGHHHHDKHADCHSHGGHHHDKHADWHSHGGHEEPHYNDELQHLPGKGASKQILQGVLLHIIADTLGSVGVIISALLMQKYDLMIADPICSMLIAILIGVSVVPLLKESIGILMQRTPFSLDHALPECYQRVQQLQGVYNLQEPHFWTLCTDVYIGTLKLLVAPDADTRWILSQTHHIFTQAGVRQLYVQIDTAAM
- the slc30a7 gene encoding zinc transporter 7 isoform X2, translating into MVSGVTGLISDSFHMFFDCTALLAGLAASVISRWRSNDSFSYGYVRAEVLAGFVNGLFLIFTAFFIFSEGVERALEPPDVHHERLLPVSVAGLLVNLVGIFAFQHGGHGHSHGEGDHGHSHSLFNGSTSHGHSHGGHHHHDKHADSHSHGGHHHHDKHADSHSHGGHHHHDKHADCHSHGGHHHDKHADWHSHGGHEEPHYNDELQHLPGKGASKQILQGVLLHIIADTLGSVGVIISALLMQKYDLMIADPICSMLIAILIGVSVVPLLKESIGILMQRTPFSLDHALPECYQRVQQLQGVYNLQEPHFWTLCTDVYIGTLKLLVAPDADTRWILSQTHHIFTQAGVRQLYVQIDTAAM
- the slc30a7 gene encoding zinc transporter 7 isoform X3 — encoded protein: MVSGVTGLAASVISRWRSNDSFSYGYVRAEVLAGFVNGLFLIFTAFFIFSEGVERALEPPDVHHERLLPVSVAGLLVNLVGIFAFQHGGHGHSHGEGDHGHSHSLFNGSTSHGHSHGGHHHHDKHADSHSHGGHHHHDKHADSHSHGGHHHHDKHADCHSHGGHHHDKHADWHSHGGHEEPHYNDELQHLPGKGASKQILQGVLLHIIADTLGSVGVIISALLMQKYDLMIADPICSMLIAILIGVSVVPLLKESIGILMQRTPFSLDHALPECYQRVQQLQGVYNLQEPHFWTLCTDVYIGTLKLLVAPDADTRWILSQTHHIFTQAGVRQLYVQIDTAAM